In Mastigocladopsis repens PCC 10914, a single window of DNA contains:
- the grxC gene encoding glutaredoxin 3, producing the protein MAPKVEIYTWRTCPFCIRAKNLLTRKGVNFSEYSIDGDEAARSQMARRANGRRSVPQIFINNHHIGGCDDIYALEAQGKLDELLASTNNV; encoded by the coding sequence ATGGCTCCAAAAGTAGAAATTTACACGTGGAGAACTTGCCCGTTTTGTATCCGTGCCAAAAATTTGCTGACGAGAAAGGGAGTGAATTTCAGCGAATACAGCATTGATGGAGATGAGGCTGCACGCAGTCAAATGGCTCGAAGAGCAAATGGCAGGCGTTCTGTGCCGCAAATTTTCATTAACAACCATCACATTGGTGGTTGTGACGATATTTATGCTCTAGAAGCTCAAGGCAAGCTGGATGAGCTACTAGCATCTACCAACAATGTTTAG
- the ftsZ gene encoding cell division protein FtsZ: MTLDNNQGLTYKNSQSPGQQGVSLAINSTNPFNNAGINYGQNHDSKKIPGEETRMGDIVPGRVANIKVIGVGGGGSNAVNRMIASDVTGVEFWSINTDAQALTLASAPCRLQIGQKLTRGLGAGGNPAIGQKAAEESRDEIAKALEGADLVFITAGMGGGTGTGAAPVVAEVAKEMGALTVGVVTRPFIFEGRRRISQAEQGIEGLKSRVDTLIIIPNNKLLEVIPEQTPMQEAFRYADDVLRQGVQGISDIITIPGLINVDFADVRAVMADAGSALMGIGIGSGKSRAREAAIAAISSPLLECSIEGARGVVFNITGGSDLTLHEVNAAAETIYEVVDPNANIIFGAVIDDRLQGEVRLTVIATGFTGEAQAAPTQNANQPRVVSPQQTRRPMPQPPAAHPPTPVAEPKEKPGLDIPDFLRNRRTPRN; encoded by the coding sequence ATGACACTTGATAATAACCAAGGGCTTACCTATAAAAACTCCCAATCTCCCGGACAACAGGGGGTTTCGCTGGCAATCAACTCCACTAATCCCTTTAATAATGCTGGGATAAACTACGGACAAAATCACGATAGTAAGAAGATTCCCGGCGAAGAAACTCGAATGGGTGACATTGTTCCAGGTCGGGTCGCCAATATCAAAGTGATTGGCGTGGGTGGTGGCGGTAGCAATGCTGTTAACCGCATGATTGCTTCTGATGTGACAGGAGTGGAATTTTGGTCAATCAATACTGATGCCCAAGCGCTCACCTTGGCATCTGCTCCCTGTCGCTTGCAAATTGGACAGAAGCTAACACGGGGTTTAGGAGCTGGTGGCAATCCTGCTATTGGTCAAAAAGCAGCTGAGGAATCACGAGACGAGATTGCCAAAGCTTTAGAGGGTGCCGACTTAGTGTTTATCACCGCTGGTATGGGAGGGGGTACTGGTACTGGTGCAGCCCCTGTTGTTGCCGAAGTCGCAAAAGAAATGGGTGCTCTAACTGTGGGCGTGGTCACACGTCCATTTATCTTTGAGGGGCGTCGCCGCATCAGCCAAGCAGAGCAAGGCATTGAAGGTCTAAAAAGTAGGGTGGATACGCTCATCATCATCCCCAACAACAAACTGTTGGAAGTGATCCCAGAGCAGACGCCGATGCAAGAAGCTTTTCGTTATGCAGATGATGTGCTGCGCCAAGGGGTACAAGGTATTTCAGATATCATCACGATCCCTGGTTTGATCAACGTTGACTTTGCCGATGTGCGAGCTGTTATGGCGGATGCTGGCTCGGCGTTGATGGGGATCGGCATTGGTTCAGGAAAATCAAGAGCCAGAGAAGCGGCGATCGCTGCCATTTCTTCACCGTTATTAGAATGTTCCATTGAAGGCGCAAGAGGTGTTGTCTTTAACATTACTGGTGGCAGCGACCTCACTCTACATGAAGTGAATGCCGCTGCGGAAACAATTTATGAAGTCGTTGATCCCAACGCCAATATTATTTTTGGAGCGGTGATTGATGACAGGCTCCAAGGTGAGGTAAGACTTACCGTAATTGCCACGGGATTTACAGGTGAAGCACAAGCCGCACCAACCCAAAACGCTAACCAACCACGGGTTGTCTCCCCACAACAAACAAGACGACCAATGCCACAGCCACCAGCGGCTCATCCTCCAACGCCTGTTGCGGAACCTAAAGAAAAACCAGGATTGGATATACCGGATTTTCTACGCAACCGACGTACACCTCGTAATTAA
- a CDS encoding type II toxin-antitoxin system PemK/MazF family toxin, translated as MTTIQPGEFWVADIPFTSGGGYKKRPVLVLWLDGDDVVAAVVTSAKPRTQTDVPLNDWAASGLRVASTVRLSRLDCLEKSLLLVKIGQISESDAKQLKQVWDTYIKLQF; from the coding sequence ATGACGACTATCCAACCAGGTGAATTTTGGGTAGCAGATATTCCATTCACAAGCGGTGGCGGTTATAAAAAGCGCCCAGTACTCGTATTGTGGTTAGATGGGGATGATGTTGTTGCAGCAGTAGTCACATCTGCCAAACCACGTACACAGACTGATGTACCGCTTAATGATTGGGCTGCAAGTGGTCTACGTGTTGCTTCAACTGTGCGTCTGTCTCGACTGGACTGTCTAGAAAAGTCTTTGTTGCTCGTGAAAATTGGTCAGATTTCCGAGTCAGATGCAAAGCAGTTGAAACAGGTATGGGATACGTATATTAAACTGCAATTTTAA
- the hflX gene encoding GTPase HflX, whose translation METIFGNLQGLKSSQLKQLQRLYHQRIPGDRITTPEFSQRLAAISTEINQPVCAYLNRRGQVIRVGVGTPRQTQIPPLELPRYGAERLSGIRCIATHLKPEPPNETALTAMALQRLDALVMLNITGSGFQRRGGGATGYVKEAYLAHLTPQDARALITTLALTEQKSNLPYTSWSVSPPMSLDMLTKQDFMDLVEGLEAEFRREFVAQEVDADHERVLLVGVMTEDITAQQFQDTLEELGRLVETAGGEVLQMMWQKRSRIHPQTVVGEGKVQEIAIAAQTLGANLVVFDRDLSPAQVRNLELQIGVRVVDRTEVILDIFAQRAQSRAGKLQVELAQLEYMLPRLTGRGQAMSRLGGGIGTRGPGETKLETERRAIGRRISRLQQEVNQLQAHRERLRQRRQHQEVPSVAIVGYTNAGKSTLLNALTNAEVYTADQLFATLDPTTRRLVVPHGEMGEPQEILVTDTVGFIHELPASLMDAFRATLEEVTEADALLHLVDLSHPAWLSHIRSVREILAQMPVTPGPALVVFNKIDEAGSDTLALAQEEFPLAVFISASKRLGLETLRQRLGQLVQYAASYG comes from the coding sequence ATAGAGACTATCTTCGGTAATCTCCAAGGTCTAAAGTCAAGTCAGCTGAAGCAATTACAGCGACTGTATCACCAGCGCATACCGGGCGATCGCATCACAACGCCCGAGTTTTCCCAGCGACTGGCAGCAATTAGCACTGAAATCAATCAGCCGGTATGTGCCTACCTCAACCGTCGCGGACAAGTGATCCGTGTAGGGGTAGGTACGCCGCGTCAAACGCAAATTCCACCGTTGGAATTGCCCCGTTATGGCGCAGAACGATTGAGCGGTATTCGTTGCATCGCCACTCACTTGAAGCCAGAACCGCCTAATGAAACGGCGCTGACGGCTATGGCACTGCAACGGTTGGACGCTCTGGTTATGCTAAACATTACCGGCTCGGGATTTCAACGACGGGGCGGTGGTGCGACTGGCTATGTCAAGGAAGCTTACTTAGCTCACCTGACACCCCAAGACGCTCGCGCCCTCATCACAACTCTGGCGTTGACAGAACAAAAGAGTAACCTCCCATATACGAGCTGGAGCGTATCGCCGCCGATGAGCCTGGATATGCTGACAAAGCAGGACTTCATGGATTTAGTCGAAGGGCTGGAAGCAGAGTTTCGACGGGAATTTGTCGCCCAAGAGGTAGACGCTGACCATGAGCGCGTCCTCCTGGTAGGAGTGATGACTGAAGATATAACTGCTCAACAATTCCAAGACACTTTGGAAGAATTGGGACGATTGGTGGAGACTGCTGGCGGAGAAGTATTGCAGATGATGTGGCAAAAGCGATCGCGCATTCATCCTCAGACAGTCGTTGGTGAAGGTAAAGTGCAAGAAATCGCCATAGCCGCCCAAACTTTGGGAGCAAATCTTGTGGTCTTTGACCGTGACCTCTCACCCGCTCAAGTCCGTAATTTAGAATTGCAAATTGGTGTCCGGGTGGTTGACCGTACCGAAGTGATTTTGGACATCTTTGCCCAACGCGCTCAGTCTCGTGCTGGTAAATTACAAGTTGAACTCGCACAGCTAGAATATATGCTACCGCGACTAACTGGTAGAGGTCAGGCAATGTCTAGGCTGGGGGGTGGTATTGGTACAAGAGGTCCTGGTGAAACAAAACTAGAAACAGAACGCCGTGCTATTGGGCGACGTATTTCCCGACTGCAACAAGAAGTCAACCAACTACAGGCACATCGGGAACGGTTGCGCCAGCGGCGACAACATCAGGAAGTTCCCTCAGTGGCTATTGTTGGTTATACCAACGCTGGCAAGTCTACCTTGCTGAATGCTCTGACTAATGCTGAAGTTTACACAGCAGACCAGTTATTTGCCACTCTCGACCCCACCACACGCCGCCTAGTTGTTCCCCACGGCGAGATGGGTGAACCCCAAGAGATTCTGGTGACGGATACAGTAGGGTTTATTCACGAATTGCCCGCATCTTTAATGGATGCCTTCCGCGCCACTTTAGAGGAAGTCACAGAAGCCGATGCCCTGCTGCATTTGGTAGATTTGTCTCATCCTGCTTGGCTGAGTCATATTCGCTCAGTTAGGGAGATTTTGGCACAAATGCCAGTCACTCCTGGTCCAGCGCTGGTTGTCTTTAACAAGATTGATGAAGCGGGTAGCGACACTTTAGCATTAGCGCAGGAAGAGTTTCCCCTAGCGGTGTTTATTTCTGCAAGTAAGCGTTTAGGATTAGAAACCTTACGCCAGCGTCTCGGTCAACTGGTTCAATATGCTGCTTCCTATGGGTAA
- a CDS encoding Uma2 family endonuclease, with product MVTTRIFSDQRVVLRNISWQTFETMLAEMGNDRASRMAYDRGTLEIMTPLLPHEYCKCVLELLIFVLGEELNLEIFPTGSTTLKRKDLRCGAEPDSSYYIWNEARVRNKTAIDLNNDPPPDLVVEVDLTSSSLDRFQIYASLGVPELWRYDEGVLHIYQLQQGEYVECNNSPSFAQLPLVEIPHFLEESQRIGVMEMTRIFRNWVRKQI from the coding sequence ATGGTAACGACACGCATTTTTTCAGACCAAAGAGTTGTCTTGAGAAACATCAGCTGGCAGACCTTTGAAACCATGCTAGCAGAAATGGGAAATGACCGAGCCTCCCGAATGGCTTACGACAGAGGTACGCTGGAAATTATGACTCCACTCTTGCCTCATGAGTATTGTAAGTGCGTGCTTGAGCTATTGATTTTTGTTCTTGGGGAAGAGTTGAATTTAGAAATTTTTCCTACAGGTTCCACGACTCTTAAACGTAAAGATTTGCGGTGTGGAGCTGAACCCGATAGCAGCTACTATATCTGGAATGAAGCACGGGTGAGAAACAAAACAGCAATTGACTTGAATAATGATCCGCCACCTGACTTAGTGGTAGAAGTAGACTTGACCAGTTCATCTCTGGATCGATTCCAGATTTATGCTTCTTTGGGTGTTCCTGAGCTTTGGCGCTATGACGAAGGTGTGCTGCACATTTACCAGCTGCAACAAGGGGAATATGTAGAGTGTAATAATTCACCTAGTTTTGCACAATTGCCTTTAGTTGAAATTCCTCATTTTTTGGAGGAAAGCCAAAGAATTGGGGTGATGGAAATGACGCGAATTTTTCGTAATTGGGTCAGGAAACAGATTTAA
- a CDS encoding cistern family PEP-CTERM protein, whose product MSMRLSKLVFGISTASLVGLYCLTFAPSASAKSSGKTVDTSGTTTTNNSSSNNNEGGNSNSASSGSDTTTSNSPGGSSKTSTRPLPLLEFTSSDIGKTFQFNFDGNVNEQNVSGLSSTALFTLKNFAGNEATFDVALDNTSSDGITSRTSALGFNVYSDLNSTNQLSLVGIGDPSGSGNTRVSGLFSNDRSGSFPNQFGDIDVCFTNGNTCQGGSNGGISTNDGIGNFSFTLAFENAVNSFALGNFGVRYQSIDGNGFNGDSGTGRGTYNQTQQVPEPGTSAALGLFAVGALVVMKKTKSISPRAKQHC is encoded by the coding sequence ATGTCTATGCGTTTGTCAAAATTAGTTTTTGGAATATCTACAGCATCTCTAGTCGGACTTTATTGTCTAACTTTTGCTCCCTCAGCTTCAGCTAAATCTAGTGGCAAAACAGTTGATACTAGCGGTACCACAACAACCAACAATTCCAGTAGCAACAATAATGAAGGCGGCAATTCAAATAGTGCTAGTTCCGGTAGCGATACCACAACAAGCAACAGTCCTGGTGGCAGTTCGAAAACTTCAACCAGACCCTTACCACTTCTAGAGTTCACATCCAGCGATATTGGTAAGACTTTCCAGTTTAACTTTGACGGGAATGTGAACGAGCAAAATGTTTCTGGACTCTCGTCTACAGCACTCTTTACGTTGAAAAATTTCGCTGGTAATGAGGCAACTTTTGATGTCGCTCTAGATAACACATCTAGTGATGGCATTACATCTAGAACTTCTGCCTTGGGTTTTAACGTTTACTCTGACTTGAATTCTACTAATCAACTTTCTTTAGTAGGCATCGGAGATCCAAGTGGTTCCGGAAACACAAGGGTATCTGGGCTTTTTAGCAATGATCGCAGCGGCTCATTCCCCAATCAATTTGGTGATATTGATGTATGCTTCACCAACGGCAATACCTGTCAGGGAGGAAGCAATGGAGGTATTAGTACCAATGATGGTATTGGTAACTTTTCCTTCACCCTTGCTTTTGAGAATGCTGTTAACTCATTTGCTTTAGGTAACTTCGGCGTACGCTATCAAAGTATTGACGGTAACGGCTTCAACGGTGACAGTGGCACAGGTCGAGGAACATATAATCAGACTCAACAGGTGCCTGAGCCTGGTACAAGTGCTGCCCTCGGTTTATTTGCTGTGGGTGCGTTGGTAGTCATGAAAAAAACAAAAAGCATTTCCCCCAGAGCTAAACAACACTGCTAA
- the gshB gene encoding glutathione synthase, translating into MKLAFIIDPIHQLDPCHDTSVALMEAAQILGHEIWVTQANLLSVVEGKAWAVLERVELVPVQLVEGRYLAVNTWYKLSNRTALCLETMDAVFMRTDPPVTVPYLYSTYILDYIDQNKTLVINSPSGIRAANEKMYALQFTKVIPETLVTADKQLIRQFVEAKERAVLKPLGNKAGEGILILEPGDRNFNSIVELSTLQGRMPVMVQTYLPEAKEGDKRIILLNSEPIGAVNRLSAHGEFRNNMAAGGTVAQTEITPREHEICAQIAADLRKDGLIFVGIDVIGGYLTEVNVTSPTGVREIDRLDGTRLGHQVIQWIEQAKK; encoded by the coding sequence GTGAAACTGGCTTTTATTATTGATCCCATCCATCAGCTTGACCCGTGTCACGATACCAGCGTTGCTCTCATGGAAGCAGCGCAAATTTTAGGACATGAAATTTGGGTAACTCAAGCCAATCTACTTAGTGTCGTAGAGGGGAAAGCTTGGGCAGTCCTAGAAAGAGTGGAACTTGTACCAGTGCAGTTGGTGGAAGGACGTTACCTGGCGGTGAATACTTGGTACAAGTTGAGCAATCGCACCGCCCTTTGCCTGGAAACAATGGATGCCGTCTTCATGCGGACAGATCCACCAGTCACAGTCCCTTATCTCTACTCCACCTACATTCTGGACTACATTGACCAAAACAAAACCTTGGTCATTAACAGTCCTTCAGGTATCCGAGCGGCAAACGAAAAAATGTATGCCCTCCAATTTACCAAAGTCATTCCAGAAACCCTCGTCACCGCTGATAAGCAATTGATCCGGCAATTTGTAGAAGCCAAGGAAAGAGCGGTACTCAAACCACTGGGTAACAAAGCAGGAGAAGGGATTTTAATTTTAGAACCGGGCGATCGCAACTTCAACTCTATAGTTGAACTCAGTACCCTCCAAGGTCGAATGCCAGTTATGGTACAAACCTATTTACCAGAAGCGAAGGAGGGAGACAAGCGGATTATTTTACTCAACAGTGAACCCATTGGCGCCGTCAACCGCCTTTCTGCCCATGGTGAATTTCGCAATAACATGGCTGCTGGTGGTACAGTTGCCCAAACCGAAATCACTCCAAGAGAACATGAAATTTGCGCTCAAATAGCCGCAGATCTACGTAAAGATGGCTTAATTTTTGTCGGTATCGATGTAATAGGTGGTTATCTTACCGAAGTTAACGTCACCAGTCCCACCGGAGTGCGCGAGATAGACCGACTAGACGGCACTCGCCTTGGTCATCAGGTCATTCAATGGATCGAGCAAGCAAAAAAATGA